The genomic segment GAAGCCAGCCTCGTCCGCGCCCGAGTTGGCCCGCCGATCGTTGCGGATGGGGCTTGTGCCCATCAGGCCGCAGAAGACCGTCCAGGGACGCCAGTGCTGGATGTTGGTCTTGAGCGTGCTCGCCGGCGACGCTTCGGCCGTCGCGGCGTGCACAGCGCGCTGCAGAGCGGCGAACCACGCGCCGTCAGCGGGCCGGAGCTCGAGGGACGAGGTCGCGGCGCCGGGGCCCCGAGCGAAGAAACCGCGCGCCACACTTACTGAACCGAAATCCTGACGTCGTGATGCGGCGGAATCAGCTCGAGGCGGAGGACGACGCGACTGCGCCAACGCCGGCGACGGCGCCTGCGGCGCGGGCGATGGTTCACCCGGCGGCGCCGAGCGACCCCCGGAGGAGGGAGCGTCGCCGCCGGCGCCCGGCAGCGGCTGCTGGGCCGACGACGGCGGCGATTCGTCGCCCTCGATCCAAGTCGGCGGGCCACAAAGCGGCACGACCAGGCGGGTACGCTTCGGTGGGCGTTCAGGGGACGGTGCGCGAACCCCCGACGTGAGCGACACGCGGGGACCGTCGCCGCAGAGGTTGTCGGGCTGAGCGTTACGCCGCGAGGACGCGTGCCGCGACACGTGCGCCGCGGCGGCATGCAACGCGACGTGCTCGGCGACGAGCGCGTCGAGCGCAGCCACGGCCTCCGGAGGAGGATCGAGGCGCGTCGAGACGACACCGATCTGGGCGCAGAAGGCCGCAAGCTTGTCGAAGTAGCCGCGAGACGCCATGTCGGCGCCAGGATTCCCAGGACCGAAGGTGTGCGCGAGCCAAAGGCCCGCCGTCGACCACTCGCGGAACTCCCGGCAGCGGCGCAGCCGATCCCACACGAAGACCATCAACGGCGCCCTGGAGGAGGCGTTGCGCGCCGCGAAGTACGAGGCGAGAGAGTCGGAGAACAGCCCGGCAGGAACGTTCGCCGCGACCGGCCAGAACGTCTTGAGCGCCAACTCAAACGTGGCGAACTCGAGCTCGTTGATGGGCAATGCGAGGTCGCCCTCGACCAACCACGGCGGGATGGGGACGTGGAACCAGTAGCCGTGCAGGAAGCCCCCGAGACCAGGCGTCGGCGTGCCCGCCTTGGCGGCGTCGATGAACATGAAGACGCTCGGACGCGCGTCCGGCCTCGCCTCGACCGGCGAGAAGACCGAAGACGCGCATACGCCCGAGCAGGCGGCGAGGCGCTGCGACCACGCCGACAGACGCGCGCGGTGCACGAGCTGGACGCAGTCTTGCGGCCCGAGGTCACCGAAAACAAAGAGACCGCGCGTCGTGTTCTCGTCCATGTTCGCCCACGGCAGCAGATGGGCCAGCAGGCCGAGCAGCGAGCGGGCCTCCGACCGCGTCAGCTCGCCGTCAAGCGCGCGCCGGATGTCTTTGATAGCGCGAAGCCGCTTGTCGGCGGGGATGGCCAGGACGCCGAAGGCCAGGAGGTTGTGGAGGCCGAGCCACGGCACGCCGATGCCGAGGAACCGCTTGGCTGGCTGTGCCATGCGCAGCCGGAGCCGGAGCACGACGCGCCGCGCCGCGCGGACCAGGCGGCACGTGCGAGGAACGCCGACAGCCTGGAACGCTGGGTCGTCGGTGAAGATCGCACTGTCGAACAGGCGCAGATCGACGCCGCTGAAGCCGAGGCTCTGCCGGCGCGCTCGCCACCGTTGCTCGCCTTGCGTCAGGCCGACCTCCGCGACGGACTGCTGCTCCAGGCGGTCCATCTCCCGAAGGATCAAGAAACGGATGCTGCCGGAGAAGCGCTGGGCGATGTTCGACGCCGCCGAGATGCCAAAGCCCACGGAGAGAGCGATGAGGAACATCCACTTAGCGTCCGGCGACCAACTGCGCCAGAACGCGGCCGTCTTCCACCACTCGCATGGCGCGAGAGCGATCTGGTTGAAGAAGTCCGAGCTGTCGTCTGTGAACGACAGGACGAACGTGCCGGACAGCGCGGCAGCCGAGCGGAGGATCATCGCGTTCCGCGCGAGCTGGTGCGCCGTGGGCTTCTCTTCCTTCGGCCACTTGGCGCTGTCCTCGACCGAGCCGTGGATGTCGATCGCCACGTTCAACGGCACGACCGGCTGGTTGAGCCGGCGCTGCTTGTTCGGCGCCGGGCCTGGGGCCGTCGACTGCAGTGGTCGCCGCGGCTGGCCTTGGTCCTCAATCCGCCGCGGCCGTCCTGGCTCGTGTTTCCGCTCGACGCTGCCCGAGGGCGCGCAGCGGATCGGGAAGAACGGCAGCGCCTCCGCCACGAGGTAATAGCCCTTGTCGCACAGCTTCCGCAGGCCGTCGTCGACGCGACGCAGGCCGTGCGCAAGGCTCAACAGATGAGGCATCAAGACGCAGTCCAAGCCGACGTCTGCTTTGAACTGAGCGCCGTCGCGGAGGAAGCCGATGAGCTCCGCGTCGGGCCAGCCAACCCCCTCGAGTTCGGCGATGAGGTAGGGCAAGTTCAGGTGGGACACCGGGCTGTTCGTGAAGTCCAGCGGGTGGATGAAGCCGTCGGGATCGGGCCGAAGATCCCACACGATGCCGCGCGCCTCGGGCACGACGTATTCCTGGCCGAGGACGAGCGTCTTGCGGAAGTCGATGCGCGTGCCGTCGCCGCCGGCCCACGCGCGCTCGAGTGCCTCGGCATGCTCGCGGCACCAGGCGCCGAGCAGGCGCAGGCCGGACGCCGTGAGCAGATCGGGCAAGCCGCGTGGTCGGAAGCCTGCCGGCGGGGCCGGCTGGGCGCGCGGCGACCCGGCATAGGTCGTCGTCGGCGGGTGGAAGGTCTCGACGAAGGGCTGGCGGATCGCGACGTCGAGGCCCCGCCGGCGATCATTCCTGGTGTGCGCCGGGACTTCAGCGACGCCGGGGCCGGCGCCGACGCGCTCGGAGAGGCGCGCGAAGTAGCCGTCGTCGCCGGGCTCGTCCTCCATCTCCCGCAGTGCACGTCGGAGGTCGTCCTGGGTCGCGAGAGCCGCCGACGCGACGGCCTCGAAGGCCGCGCTGTCCTCCGTCTGGGGGTCGGGCGCGGGCAGGAGGACGGACTCGCCCGCGCCGCCGCAGTCGAACTGCCGCATGTCCGGCGCGAGGCCGCGGCCAGGGGCGAGCGCGCCCAGCTTGGCCAGCGCGACCGCCACTGCCAGAGCGTCCACCGCCCCGACGTCCGCCGCGCAGGCCCACGTCGTGTCGCCCTGCGCGAGGAGCGGTGCGGCCGAGGGAACCGCAACGACCCACGCGAGTCGAAACGGCGAGAGCTCGCCGTTCGTGAACTCGGCCGCGAGGACGGCTTCGAGGTCGTTGGCAACGACGACGACGTCCGGGAGCAGCCGCCGGGCCCAGGCGATGGTCTCGTCACGCCGGCCAACGGCGACAGGTTCTGCCGGAAGGCGGGACCCCCGGAGAGCGACTCGCGGCGGAGCGTCGGCCGACGAGACGACAACGACGAGGACGCAGCCCGCGGACTCTAAAGGCACACGCGCGAGGCGTGGCCCAGACCGGTGGGCATCCGCAGGACGGCGAAGCGCTGGCAGGAGCGCGCGACCCGCGGACTCTAAAGGCGCACGCGCGAGGCGTGGCCCAGACCGGTGGGACGGAACAGTACGGCGAAGCGCTGGCACGAGCGCGCGACCCGCGGACTCTAAAGGCGCACGCGCGGGGCGTGGCCCAGACCGGTGGGACGGAACAGGACGGCAAAGCGCTGGCACGAGCGCGCGACCCGCGGACTCTAAAGGCGCACGCGCGAGGCGTGGCCCAGACCGGTGGGACGGAACAGAACGACCCGCGCAGCCGCCGGAGGCGATCGAGCCCTGCGGCGAAGGCGGCCTTTCGGCAGCTGCGCCGGCAGGAACGGCGGCGAGGGCGCCCTCGAGAGCCGAATCGCGTCCTGGCGGAGGCGGTGGCGCCGGCGGCGGAGGTGGCCGGCCCGTGGCAGGCAGCGCCGCGAGGTGCTCTCGGACCGTCATCAGCGCCTGGCCGAGGAGGTTGGTACCGCGCCAGCGCGACGGAAACAGCGCGTCGCCGTGGCCCGCAGCAAGTCCGATGCCCCAGACGCAGTCGGTCGGCGACGCCTCGGCGAGGGGACGCCGGCCCGTTGCAAGGAGCACGCCCAGCAGCTGCGGGTTCTGCGAAAACTTGGCCAAGTTGACGCTGACGACGATGTCGAAGGCCACTGTCTTCCAAAGGTCGGTGTCGAAGCCGCGCACCGCCCGACCCAGGGACTTGACGGCACTGGCCGAGTGCGTCTCCGCCAAGATCTCCTGCTCCGCGCGGCCGTCGCCGAAGAAACGCGCCTTGGCCGCCATCATGGCTTGCTCCGCGCAGAAGCAGACGAGGCCATGCCACCGGAAGTGACCGTCCGACAGCGCGTACCACTGCGAGAGGCATCCCCACGGCGTCTCGCTCTCGCGCCAGAACAGGACCGGCTTGAGCGACCAGTCCGGCGTCGCCGAAGGAGCGGCCCGCGCCGCGGCGAGGAGCGCGTCGAGGTCCTCGAGCGCCGTCGGGCGGCCCCGATCGAAAGGCAGAGCCGACGGCCGCGCGGCGGCTGGTTGGGTGGTCGCCGAGCCGGAGGCCACCGCCACACGCGCCGCCGACGAGGCCGTGTCGTCCCTGCCCAACCCCGGCCCGCGCGCCGGTCTGGTCGCCGCCCCCGT from the Bacteroidota bacterium genome contains:
- a CDS encoding NADAR domain-containing protein, with translation MAVASGSATTQPAAARPSALPFDRGRPTALEDLDALLAAARAAPSATPDWSLKPVLFWRESETPWGCLSQWYALSDGHFRWHGLVCFCAEQAMMAAKARFFGDGRAEQEILAETHSASAVKSLGRAVRGFDTDLWKTVAFDIVVSVNLAKFSQNPQLLGVLLATGRRPLAEASPTDCVWGIGLAAGHGDALFPSRWRGTNLLGQALMTVREHLAALPATGRPPPPPAPPPPPGRDSALEGALAAVPAGAAAERPPSPQGSIASGGCAGRSVPSHRSGPRLARAPLESAGRALVPALCRPVPSHRSGPRPARAPLESAGRALVPALRRTVPSHRSGPRLARAPLESAGRALLPALRRPADAHRSGPRLARVPLESAGCVLVVVVSSADAPPRVALRGSRLPAEPVAVGRRDETIAWARRLLPDVVVVANDLEAVLAAEFTNGELSPFRLAWVVAVPSAAPLLAQGDTTWACAADVGAVDALAVAVALAKLGALAPGRGLAPDMRQFDCGGAGESVLLPAPDPQTEDSAAFEAVASAALATQDDLRRALREMEDEPGDDGYFARLSERVGAGPGVAEVPAHTRNDRRRGLDVAIRQPFVETFHPPTTTYAGSPRAQPAPPAGFRPRGLPDLLTASGLRLLGAWCREHAEALERAWAGGDGTRIDFRKTLVLGQEYVVPEARGIVWDLRPDPDGFIHPLDFTNSPVSHLNLPYLIAELEGVGWPDAELIGFLRDGAQFKADVGLDCVLMPHLLSLAHGLRRVDDGLRKLCDKGYYLVAEALPFFPIRCAPSGSVERKHEPGRPRRIEDQGQPRRPLQSTAPGPAPNKQRRLNQPVVPLNVAIDIHGSVEDSAKWPKEEKPTAHQLARNAMILRSAAALSGTFVLSFTDDSSDFFNQIALAPCEWWKTAAFWRSWSPDAKWMFLIALSVGFGISAASNIAQRFSGSIRFLILREMDRLEQQSVAEVGLTQGEQRWRARRQSLGFSGVDLRLFDSAIFTDDPAFQAVGVPRTCRLVRAARRVVLRLRLRMAQPAKRFLGIGVPWLGLHNLLAFGVLAIPADKRLRAIKDIRRALDGELTRSEARSLLGLLAHLLPWANMDENTTRGLFVFGDLGPQDCVQLVHRARLSAWSQRLAACSGVCASSVFSPVEARPDARPSVFMFIDAAKAGTPTPGLGGFLHGYWFHVPIPPWLVEGDLALPINELEFATFELALKTFWPVAANVPAGLFSDSLASYFAARNASSRAPLMVFVWDRLRRCREFREWSTAGLWLAHTFGPGNPGADMASRGYFDKLAAFCAQIGVVSTRLDPPPEAVAALDALVAEHVALHAAAAHVSRHASSRRNAQPDNLCGDGPRVSLTSGVRAPSPERPPKRTRLVVPLCGPPTWIEGDESPPSSAQQPLPGAGGDAPSSGGRSAPPGEPSPAPQAPSPALAQSRRPPPRADSAASRRQDFGSVSVARGFFARGPGAATSSLELRPADGAWFAALQRAVHAATAEASPASTLKTNIQHWRPWTVFCGLMGTSPIRNDRRANSGADEAGFDREVTLLCSFFVWRYQNMMPRARSSPAPKPQSAMNSVIAVRRVHRDHYDIEMVSTRRLGRVLKGLLRAFVREHGADALLPARKEPMTRELLSALLALPFDDSDPAVLMFRAMLCVCFQAGFRKSEVAIPDDAVFGRERLCRSALRWYINGTFHPALTPELRRQLSRGDAAVLTPPPSKNDPFGVIFGGIPIYLPFDPSLPFSAARHLADLELRFPCSNRDATPLFTTDGRFAPFRHAQADSRLRALLVRALPAADVGKYSMHSFRIGLACALLEAGASRAQIHSLCRWAPNSPSDALYARPNPEACVSWISRAAAVAVTSVTSANLPRIDNDDVALVLSRLSDSALGG